The genomic window AGAGGAGAACCAGTCCAGGACGCTCCCATAGACACCCACCCACTGCCCGGCCCTTTCAATCAGGACGCTTTGATCTACAGTATCAAAAGCTGCACTAAGATCCAGCAGCACCAAAACACAGAATTCACCCACATCAGAAGACATCATTAAGTCATTGGAGACTGTGAGAGGAGCTGTTTCAGGGGAATGTTTCTGACGGAAACCAGACTGGAATTTATCTGAAACGTAAATTCAAGACAGCAGTGAGCCGAGGCAGCAACTCTCTCTAGgacatttgaaataaaaggcAGCTTGGATGTAGGCCTGTAGTTATTGGGAAGGGATGGGTCAAggttagttttttttcagaggaggctgaacaactgcatgtttaaaataaactgGAACACAATCAGATTGCAGGGAGCTATTTATAAAGGAGACCAGTCATGGACCAATAGACCCAAGTACATTTTTAAGCATGGATGTTGGTAAAATATCTAAAGGGCTGGAGGAAGGTTTCATACTGCTCACCAGATCAGTGAGGACTTGCAAGGAAATAGGAGAGGAACAGTCCGAAATTGATGACCAAGTTGGATAAGCAGAAAATGGGGTAGAGGAGTATCCacaaagaaaggaaggaagttACAACGATCCTTATTTGAAAAAACAGGCACatcaggaggtgcaggagtgaCAGTGTTGTTGATGGTATCAAACAGGACTTTAGGGTTGCGTTTACAAGAGGAAATAAAGTTGGCAAAGTAGGAAGCCCTTGCATCTTTAACCAGGTTGTTAAATTCAGTTGAAAGGTCTTTGTAATGGAGATGGTCCACATGGAACTTGGTGGATTTCACAGTCGCTCTACCCTCCAACATTTACGCCAGAAACAACGAATATTGTCATTCAACCAGGGTGATGATTGATGGATGGAACAATTCTCAAGTGCATAAAAGATCTCATCTAAAAACTTAAGGAAAGATAAACATGATTACATTAGAGATGGAGAAGccagtatgtatatgtatatgtctgtgtgGTCAATTCTTCCAAAGTAATTGGGAAATCAGGGGGGGCTTTGGTTGTATTTAATTGTTTCTTATAATGTTtggagtttttcttttataatacATTGATCTGAATGTGCTCTCCAGATGTCACCAGTTTGGATGGTAATGCTTGTGGTTCATTTGTGTTGAAGTCGTTCTACATATCTGAGAAATGATTTCGATTAATGGTGTTCTTAATATCTTCAAGTTTCATGTgggtttaatttagtttttgttcccaattgtatgtttatatttgcTGAAAAATTTCATTGATATCATTCTCAAGTATTTTCTGACGGTCTTACATTCTTGATCAAACCATTTGTCAGCATTTTGCCTTTTAACAGGCTTCTGTTTAATAAGTTTATAAGTTCAGCTTTATagctgactctgtgtgtgtgtgtgtgtgtgtgtgtgtgtgtgtgtgtgtgggtgtgtgtgtgggtgaaacCACAGACAGAAGGACTATGATTTGAACTTTGCTCTACATCAGTTACAGAAGTTTCCAAAACGCTGGTTTGGAACCACAAGTGGCTCAATGCcactttatttcctttttaggTCGACATGACGAACACACTGGGACTCAGACTGATAACCTGCACAACTTTATTGTGTCAAGTAGTGCTGCAATTGAGACAATAaactggcaactattttgataattgaataagtGTTTTATTCATTGTCTAAGCAAAAATGCTCTAATCTGAGaatttgaagtttttctgtcatacaatgatagtaaactgaatatctttagatgTTTGACTGTTGATATCACAACACATGACATTTGAGGACTTTATCTTCagctttaagaaattataacatgcatttttctctattttctgacattttatagacaaaatgattaatcaagaaaataaccagcagatcaatcgataatgaaaacaatcattagtaCCAGTACCAATCATATGTATAGGAGCTGAAGCGAtcatgattgattaattaatgtaattttctatgatagtaaatttaatgtctttgagttttggacatttggttgaacaaaacagacaatatgAAGGTGTCTACTTGGATTTCTGATGggtatttttctctatttaatCAACTGAGAAAGTGATTAATGGgttaagagagaaagaaaatagttaattgcagccctaatataTATGACCTAAATCGAGGTCAATATATTACATAATATATCCATATGTAGAAGAGCACCTACTTCCTGTATTGTTCTGTAAGCAATTCAGCAAATCTCGCTAAAATCCAACCCTCTGCCTCAAAACTTACAACAACTTCTTTTTATTGCACTTAACCCCTTAAAGGACATGGCTGAtgattttccatatttttattattataaatctcacatgcagagccaaaccGACAATAAATTGACCCATTgtattatgtgtatgtgtactgtttgtgtatccaaagtctgatatttcttattcctctgtgccgtagacctctgttcttgtccagaaactattaaaaacatgtcagtgagccacacagctgcactgggtgacatgttctttcatcaCGAAGAGAtcggtcacgttagtttgtttaaaaatatcaCCAAAAACTAATATGAGCGattatgttttcagtctccggaaAGTACTCTATTGTCACTGTCACTATAATTAACTctgaataagaaaataaaccaaataatcTAAGTGTAAACCTCAAAAtacttttgttgtgttttcgctgtgttgtgattattttcatcaaatGCTGAATAACTTTATAAGCCACAAAAAGATTGTGTTTGGCTGATGGATATGAACAGAAAACCTAAACAGGAAGTTCATTAAATGAAACCAACATCAGGTTTACTCCAGTACAGAGTAGAGAATTTATGAGAAATGGTGTGACAAAGGTCAACTTCATTCTAGGGGATTGTGAAACTTCTTCAGAACTGGAAACCACTGAGAGAGCGTCTACCTCCATCAAGACTGCACAGTTCTCTAATGTAGCtcttttaaaggacaggttcacagtttttcacatctgtcttacaacaacagtcaggagcagtcttgttgtaatcattcctcctgttcatactgaagatcccttcataatgcactaacagtgtaagtgatgggggacaaaatccacagtctttcCTCTGTGCAaacatgtgtttaaaagtttatctgaagctaatatgaagcttcagctgtcgAATGACcgaaatcaagtagatatctttcaacgttacagtctttttagtactaaagttcctctttttgtcactatacttccaccgcagctcaacaacactgtccgaggaaacacaaagagggaatttgatgctataAACACTAAATCTGGCATGATTGCAACCAGCCATGTCAACACTGTCAATGGGGAACAAAATAGGCTACAGTATTTTAAAGTGGACCTCCAGTGATGTtccactgtattttattttggtaaTATTTTTACCttacatttactttaacagGTCAACAGTTTTCTGCTAAGAGTGTTAGACACACTCTCTATCTTTACCAACTAAAACACAACAGGTCTAACTATCTCAGTAATGATTTCAAACTTATAACTATTCTATTGTACAATAAttcaacaacagaaaatacacaacatgcaaagatattaaacaaaataattcactCCATGTTCCTCCATGTTGTGCATCACAGGgttaaaatggtaaatggacaaCACTTATATAACACTgttctagtcttccaaccactcaaagcgctttacactacatgccaacattcacccattcactcACAGTCATGTTCTGATGGTAgtggctgccatgcaaggtgccaacacACTCATCACAAGGAGAATCTAATGCAATCACATAAACTCACATACCAACGGCATGGCCATTGGGAGCattttggggttcagtatctttcctgaggacacttcaacatgtggactggaggagccgagGATCAAACCGCTGATCTTTTGATTAGTAGATAACGTGCTGTacctctgagccacagccaccctaAAGTGAAAGTTGCATTGGTTTCTTACGGTTAAGTACAAGAAACTACATGACAGATGTCACGTAGTTTCTTGTACTTaacacaaatgtcaaactgCAAACCTGCAACGACCACTTCCTCTGACACTGAGAGGAGAAATGTCCTGACAGACAGACGATAAGATTCACCTTCAGACTAAACTCATGACTTAAACTCACAACAACTAAAACAGGACAGCTACAAGACAGAATACTCATATACTGGAATACAAATGCTTCCAGCTGCTGATCGAATGCAAAtttcaggaaaaacacagatcaAAGTAAAAGTAACTTCACCAGACATTTCCACAAGACGAAGGCAATCACAGCGGATGGTCTTGTTTGAGTGTTTtgcctgctgtgttttcagctttacTCTGAGTGAAAATGTCTTCCCGATCGGAGGAGGATCTCTCCTGTTCTGTCTGCCATGACATCTTTAAAGATCCTGTTGTCTTGACATGTAGGCACGTCTTCTGTAAGGACTGTCTGAAGACCTGGtggaaagagaaacaaacacaggaatGTCCACTTTGTAAGAGAAGATCATCAAGGAGTGATCTGCCTCATAACTTGGCTTTAAAGAACCTGTGTGAGGCCTTTTTACTGgagagagatcagagagcttcagCAGGATCTgaggctctctgcagtctgcactctgagacactcaaactcttctgtctggaccatcagcagccagtgtgtctCGTCTGCAGagattcaaaaacacacaccaaccaCAGATTCAGACCCATCGATGAAGCTGCACAGGATCACAAAGAGGAGCTCCAGAAATCCCTGAAGCCCTTACAGGAGAAACTGAAGCTTTTTGAAGAAGTTAAAGGAAACTGtgatcaaacagcagaacacattaaGGTCCAGgcaagagacacagagaggcagattaaggagcagtttaagaagcttcaccagtttctacaagaggaagaggaggccaggatTGCTGTtctgaaggaggaagaggagcagaagagtcagatgatgaaggagaagattgagactctgagcagagagatagcagcTCTTTCAAACACaatcagagccacagaggaggagctgagagctgaagacgtctcattcctgcagaactacaaggctgcagtggaaagagtccagcagcgccccctgctggatgatccAGAGCTGGtctcaggagctctgatagaTGTGGCCAAATACCTGGGCAACCTGACCTATGAAATTTGGGACAAGATGGAGGAGGTGGTCTCCTACACTCCTGTgattctggatccaaacactgctCATCCAgaactcatcctgtctgaagatctgaccagtgtgagacgtggagagagacagaagcttCCTGAAAATCGAGAGAGGATTAAGAACTTTCCCATTGTTCTGGGCTCTGAGGGCTTTAACTCAgggactcacagctgggatgttGAGGTTGGAGACAGTGCCGGCTGGGTTGTGGGTGTGGAAACTGAGTTCGGGGTTTGGGTGACTGTTTTCTATGATGGTGAATTCAAAGCACTGTCTGGATCGGATGAGGTAACTGTTCTCCAAGTGGAGAAGAAGCTGCAGAAGATCAGAGTTCATCTGGACTACAACAGAGGAAAACTGTCGTTCTCTGATCTTGATACtgaagcacacatacacaccttcacaGAGACTTTCACTGGGAAGTTGTTTCCATGCATTAGTAATGAGGATGAACTACCAATTAAGATTTTACCAGAggtggatgatgatgatgatgacgacaaCAGCAAtggtgaggatgatgatggtgatgatgcagATGATTAGGACAATGATGATCAcgacaatgatgatgattaggCACTGTACACTAATCAGTTTCTTACAGGGAAGTGCCATCAAATATAATTACATCtctttatgaatgaatgaaacagaaTTACTGAAATAGGCTGATAACAGAAATATCTACATGTTTATGATCAAACTGTGATGGAACTCTGGAtgctttacaatctgtaaaaGTACCATCAGTTTAATTTTGCTCCGTCAGTCATGTTGTCACAGTGGGGGTCTCTTTATTTAAAGGTACTGCTATAGAATTTTCTATCTTTAGTGGCTACAAATTGGGTTACACTGGGTCAAGAATGGGCATTGAAGGCAGCAGTAAATCTCAGCAGAAAGAACAGACAactgtctcctctccttgagacgCAGAGTAGCTGTCTGTGGTGTTTGGAGAAAGCAGGAGCCATTCTGATAAAGAGTGAATCGGCGTTGCTGCggttaccaaggtcagaggagATGGCTTCGTAGCTTCCTCGACACCACAGATATGTAATCTGCGCAGATTCTATTTGCATAACCAGACAACAGCAGCTCCAGACCAGAATCCGCCGACGTTGACCTGAAGCTCCACGCAACGTGACCTGAACTAACACAGTAAAAACACTTTCCTGTTTGGAAACTAACGAGCCAATAGACAAACTATGCATACTGTAGATACACTGAGTTTGACCATTTCTGGGTGTATATAATTTGTTGCATGATCTGTAGGGGTTTAAAGACTGAACACAGGGGACCGAATCCTCAGAATTGAGACAGCATCATGCACAGACTGCTGTATTGATAACTCCTCCGTTCTCCTTGGCCAAGCTTCAATAAATATTGTTGGTATAAGACATTAAAGGCTCCTGGACACTTTTTTCACTGATGAGTTGACCATTGATCAGCAGATCTCCATAAGAGGTACAGATTTCACTTTGGGTTTAGAGTTTATGTAATATTAGTGATTTAGGAAATTAGGTTTTCTCTACTGTTGCTGTCATTGTTATTAactctaaaaaagaaaatcaactaaataatataaatataaaccttAAAATACTTTTGATGTATTTTAGCtgtgttgtgattattttcactagATGTTGGATAACTTTATAAGCCACTGACTGTAATTTCAGCAGCTTTGCCTTCATATCTGCTGACTAAGAGAttctactgagcatgtgcagaaactgtgtttaatgtttgaGTCAAAGGTCAGAATGACTACAACACTGGGTTAAACTCTAGTCTCACATGTACAAGATTTATTTGataaacttgtttttattgagtgAGAGTAATCTTTGTAATAACGTGACACTTTTATCAGAAAGTCTTTCCTGATTTTacctgtttgtattttctttcaattgtcttttatttctgttttcatctcttttaaATTCTCTCGTTTTATACACTGAAGtagttttatctgttttttaaaatatatgattttatgaattgtctgttttatttttactgccttcgtgaagcactttgtaacttggATTTTGAAAACTGCTCTATAAATTAagattattactattattactactattatatGATCTGTTATGTTTAATGCAAAATCTATCATATCTCATTTTCTTCCTTAAAGGTGATCTAATCTCAATAAAACACTGCATTTCAAAGAAATAAAGTTCTTTAATTGACTTGATGAATTAGTATTTTCTAATAGGAAGTCACATGTTCTGTCTGTCATTTCAGGAACATCACATCAGCATAAAATTATAACCAAGGACATTTCCAGCACTGTGTGGAGTCTTTGCAGTACGTGTCTGTGTCTGTAAGTGCTGCAGAGAGATTTATGTGCAGGTTTTCTGAATATAGATCAAGACCACTAAGACCGACATGATGGCTGAGTTTTTTCAGCTTCTCATTATGTGTGGCAGTCCATTATTGTTTGATTTAtgtataacaacaacaacaacaacaataatgtgtCTTGTCTTGTGCTGATGGATATGAACAGAAAACCTCAACAGGAAGCACATTAAATGAAAGCAAAGTACAGAGTCAAGCATTTACAAGAAACAGTGTGACAGAGGGAAACCTCAGTCGTCTAGAAGATTCTGAAACTTTTTCAAAGGTGGAAACCACTGAGAGAAAGTGTACCTCTGTCAAGACTGCATAGTCATCTAATGTAGcttttttaaaggacaggttcacagtttttcaagtctgtcttataacaacagtcaggagcccaaatgaaaattgaaatttAACATTCCTATTGAGAATATACAcgggtcatttttgacccatgTTGTGCATTTATAGGGTAGtgatacaaaaatattaaaaaataatattaaaaacttATTCAAATAAGTGTTTgttattaaaaaacaacttaGTTGAGGAATTCATTACATATTGACTAATAAAATGCATAACATGCAAAGATATGAAACAAAATCATTTGCTCAGGTCACTTTAGATCCATGTTGTGCATCAGAGAGTTAAAATGAAACTTACATCAAGTTTCTCACAGTTAATAGCTGAGTGTTACCAAGAAACTACGTGACAGTGGTCAGCCTATTTCTAACTCGTCACACTCACTTCCTCTTACGCTGGGAGGAGAAATATCCTGAGAGACAGATGATAAATTTCACTTTCAGACTAAACTCATGACTTGAACTCACAACAACTAAAACAGGACAGCTACAAGACAGAATACGGAAAAAACTGGAATACGAATgcttccagctgctgctgatcGGACACAAATTTAAGGAAAAGTACAGATCAAAGTAAAAGTAACTTCAAGAGACATTTCCACAAGAGGAAACCAATCACAAAGGATCTTCTTGTTTAAGTGTTTTGCctggtgtgttttcagctttacTCCGAGTGAAAATGTCTACCCAATCGGAGGAAGATCTCTCCTGTTCTGTCTGCCATAACATCTTTAAAGATCCTGTGGTCCTGTCATGTAGGCACGTCTTCTGTAAAGACTGTCTGAAGACCTGGTGGAGgggtaaacaaacacaggagtGTCCACTGTGTAAGAGAAAATCATCAAGGAGTGATCCACCTTGTAACTTGTCTTTAAAGAACCTGTGTGAGGCCCTCTCACTGAagagagatcagagagcttcagCAGGGTCTGAGgatctctgcagtctgcactctgagaGATTCAAACTCCTCTGTctggaccatcagcagccagtgtgtgttgtctgtcgagattcaaaaacacacaccaaccaGAGATTCAGACCCATCGATGAAGCTGCACAGGATCACAAAGAGGAGCTCCAGAAATCCCTGGAGCCCTTAAAGGAGAAACTGAAGCTTTTTGAAGAAGTTAAAGGAAACTGtgatcaaacagcagaacacattaaGGTCCAGgccaaaaacacagagaggcagattaagGAGCAATTTAATAAGCTTCACCAGTTTctacaagaggaagaggaggccaggatcgctgctctgagggaggaagaggagcagaagagtcagatgatgaaggaggagattgagactctgagcagagagatagcagcTCTTTCAGACACaatcagagccacagaggaggagctgagagctgaagacgtctcattcctgcagaactacaaggctgcagtggaaagagtccagcagcgccccctgctggatgatccAGAGCTGGtctcaggagctctgatagatgtggccaaacacctgggcaacctgaccttcaacatctggactaagatgaaggagatggtctcctacactcctgtgattctggatccaaacactgctCATCCAAACCTTATCCTGTCTGAAgatctgaccagtgtgagatgtggagagagacagaagcttCCTGAAAATCCAGAGAGGTTTCAGGCCTTTCCCATTGCTGTTGGCTGTGAGGGCTTTGACTCAgggactcacagctgggatgttGAGGTTGGAGACAGTACAGGCTGGGTCCTGGGTGCGACAGATGTGCAAGAGATAGGGTATGCATATCGGATGATTGCTTGTTGTGATGGTGAATACAAAGTACTCTCTGGATCAGATGAAGTAGCTGTTCTCCAAGTGGAGAAGAACCTGCAGAGGATCAGAGTTCATCTGGACTACGAGGGAGGAGAACTGTCACTCTCTGATCCTGATACtgaagcacacatacacaccttcacaGAGACTTTCACTGGGAAGTTGTTTCCATGCATTATTAATACTGCTGAACTGCCAATTAAGATTTTACCAGAGgtggatgaggatgatgatgatgattaggCAGTGTATACCAACAGCCATCAATATCTTAAAGGGAAGTACCATCAAAtgtaatcacatttttatttgtctctttatgAATGAAACAGAATTACTGGAATAGTCTGATAACAGAAATATCTACATGTTTATGATTAATCTGTGATGAAACTCTGGAtgctttacaatctgtaaaaGTACCATCAGTTtaattctgctgtcagtcatgtTGTCACAGTGCGAGTCTCTTTATTTAAAGGTACAGATTTAATTTTAGGTTTAGAGTTCATGTAATATTGGTGATTTAGGAAATTAGGTTTTCTCTACTGTTGCTGTCATTGTAATTAACTATGAACTGACTAAATAATCTAAATGTAAATCTCAAAAtacttttaatgtattttagctgtgttgtgattattttcactagATGTTGGATAACTTTATAAGCCACTGACTGTAATTTCAGCAGCTTTGCCTTCATATCTGCTGACTAAGAGAtactactgagcatgtgcaaaaaCTACCTGACTGTGTTTAATGTttgggtcaaaggtcagaatGACCACAACACTGGATTAAACTCTAGTCTCACATGTACAAGATTTATTTCATcaacttgtttttattcagtgaGAATAATCTTTGTAATAACGTGACACTTTTATAAGAAAGTCTCTCCTGATTTTACCTGTTTGATTTAATgaattgtatgttttatttttgccgcccttgtgaaacactttgtaacaTGGACTTTGAAAactgctctataaataaagattattactattattattaatggaGCATCTCTCATTTTGAACTTTTTTACTAACTGTCAtacatttgaatggagagtgtgagcgaacccacacctttttgaacatttactgcttccacatagttttagatacagacttcatttgaactttaaatgagtcacgagactttgacctacaaatcttgaattcacatgttttttctgtcttttactgtttttgagatattagagtctgagttttaaagtcttttcacgctcctcctgtgattttataatgagtgtgtattgatgtgtgtaatgagtgacatcaccaggagcagttggagaggaggattttagagtacgctgtttgtgaaatctcctcataaatcccattactttggccaaatcttacattaaaaatcatattttttagtaggaaatttcgtggcgaatccattgatacaggtttgaaagtggtcagacttatagttgAGACGTCAGAAGCctatgtttgacacaaagttcatgcccatagattgcctccccattgttttacattgtaaggtatgatgtggcactgcaactttcagggcttataaaatccaaaccgttcgagttattacaaagtttttaacaagtttttttcagcatagtgtcataagtcaccttttaaagtttgaagccgataccattaatgaggagatagcgtttgttcgggggccaaaattggggcaaagtcttattttgaaaggctaattgcggacttcctgttggatttaggtcaggggtgtcagcgtatgatttgtaggtcttgatgagacgaataattgagttttggtttgatctctcttcGACATTCCTgcgggccgtggtggccgttttagctacataggtggcgctagagagcacaaTTTAGCACTtggggggttaatttttacattttatcaaatttttcaccagacctgatgtgcgtgccaaattttATGAGtgtttgagcatgtttagggggtcaaatttagggtttaagtggcataataataaagaaacaaacaaacaaacaaacacacgaaaaacaatagggttcTCACCCTTATGCGAGGGCCTTTTGGGCTCAGTCTCTAATAACAATTTACACAGATGTTGGATTCCTCTATTgtatattaaaatgtcaaatttaataCTGGCTGactgtaaattgtaaaatatcCTGCATCTATAAAACAAGCAATTGTCTAGAGGATTGTAAAACTTCTTCACAACTGGAAAGCACTGAGAGAGTGTGCTTGCTTTTTtgaaggacgggttcacagtttttcaaatctgtattaaaacaacagtcaggagcccaaatgaacactgaaataggtttttcttgctgta from Thunnus maccoyii chromosome 3, fThuMac1.1, whole genome shotgun sequence includes these protein-coding regions:
- the LOC121891873 gene encoding E3 ubiquitin-protein ligase TRIM35-like; protein product: MSSRSEEDLSCSVCHDIFKDPVVLTCRHVFCKDCLKTWWKEKQTQECPLCKRRSSRSDLPHNLALKNLCEAFLLERDQRASAGSEALCSLHSETLKLFCLDHQQPVCLVCRDSKTHTNHRFRPIDEAAQDHKEELQKSLKPLQEKLKLFEEVKGNCDQTAEHIKVQARDTERQIKEQFKKLHQFLQEEEEARIAVLKEEEEQKSQMMKEKIETLSREIAALSNTIRATEEELRAEDVSFLQNYKAAVERVQQRPLLDDPELVSGALIDVAKYLGNLTYEIWDKMEEVVSYTPVILDPNTAHPELILSEDLTSVRRGERQKLPENRERIKNFPIVLGSEGFNSGTHSWDVEVGDSAGWVVGVETEFGVWVTVFYDGEFKALSGSDEVTVLQVEKKLQKIRVHLDYNRGKLSFSDLDTEAHIHTFTETFTGKLFPCISNEDELPIKILPEVDDDDDDDNSNGEDDDGDDADD